In the genome of Stomoxys calcitrans chromosome 4, idStoCalc2.1, whole genome shotgun sequence, the window AAGATTATGTTGTACCTCAACGCCGTTGGAAGAATAGTCGTCGCTCTAGGTCCGGCTATGGTCGCGGTCTGCCCAAAAAAGGTGGTGCCGGTGGCAAAGGTGTCTGGGGCCTGCCCGGCTCCGAAGCCTTGGAGGAGCTGTATGAAGATGAAAATGATCCCAACTACGACAGTGAGTCAAATGATCAGAATGTTGTATTAACGGAAGTCATTCCGGAGCTAACTACAGAGAAGTTCTTCAAATTGGCCGAGCCCATTGTCTTGGAGTACTACGAGCATGGTGATACCCATGAAGTGGCTGTTAATTTTGATGACATTCTTACGGGTTTCTTGCGTCCATATGTTACTAGTGTTATTGTAGAGATTGCCTTGGATCACAAAGATTCACAGCGCGAAATGACATCGGTGTTGATATCCGATTTATATGGTCGTGTTATAACGGCCAAAGATATTGAGAAAGGTTTTGAGATATTGTTGGCAAATCTGCCTGATTTGACATTGGATACTCCAGATGCGCCAAATATTGTGGGTAAGtgagaaaagaaacaaaacttttaaggaaagtaaaagaaatttttcactATTTACTTACCATTTATTTATACTTTAAGACCAGTGTTGAGAAAATACACACACATTTTTACACATTGTTGTGtacatgaaaaaaaaacgtaaacgCGTGGGCTTGGAAATAGTGTGCATATGTGTTAGAGTGCCCAAAACTGTAGACACATTAACAAATTTTCATCTCAAAATCATAGCAATTTAACATCTGGACATTGAAAACATTAATTTAATGTGTGTCTTAGAGCGACTTTCCGCTTTTCGATGGCAAATTTTTATAGACCCATGATTTCTTCATTAAAACTTCCTAGAATTTGTCGtagtttgttattgttgtagccgcATTGCATTGCatcctgtagatgagcaagcttgttccggtctaaaggaccgatcgccgcgagaacaggGTGGCGATTGAatatatttaaaggcgccaataactcgccttgtcaaacCGAGCAaagtaggcactcagtatttgtgcaagagccggtgccgcccgacctgcgactgccgttgcagctactccgtttggAGCATTCCACTGTCCGCAACTTGCGGACGCGACCGGTAGctagcagctaagcttctcgtgacagtaatgaacaccacacagatcggacctcaaagttccagcctgtgtggtgctcacagctatcccgtgccgggtgtcGTAGGTTGTGATTTGATAATGTAAATGTATGTTAATGTATCATCCAAATGAAAGTACATATGCATACATATATTTGAGTTACAGAACTGGGTCTATAAGATTTTGGATAGTAGGCATTTTATAGTTTCGACACTTATTTTtccaataattaatttttttatttattttttcttttttcaggcAACTTTTTAGCTCGTGCCGTCGCTGACGATTGTCTACCTCCTAAATTTGTGACCAAACCATCAGAACATGCCGAAGTTAACGAGCATGCTATGACGGCCATACGACGCGCCGATACCCTATTGCACATGAAACAGGGTTGGGCCCATTTGGACAATGTCTGGGGCATGGGTGGTCCTCTGCGGCCTGTCAAAACCATTACCAAGCAAATGACTTTGCTATTGAAAGAGTATTTATCATCACGTGATATACAAGAGGCCCACCGCTGTCTGCGAGAACTGGAGGTGCCACATTTCCATCATGAACTCGTCTATGAGGCGGTGGTTATGACCTTAGAGTCAATATCACAAACAACAGAAGAAGCAATGTGTGCATTATTGTCATCATTGGATAAAGCTTGTTTGGTACTTCCAGCTGGCATGGAACAGGTAAGGAAAATCTAGagagaaaaacaaatcaaatctcgACGAGATTTCTATAGACTTGGACTtttggacgaaattttccaagaaaattaaattttggcaaagttgtttaGCATCATCGAACAACTTTTGATGAGATATGAAAATCTAATATCAAAGAAATGTTCTATGAAAATAagattttaactaaattttctagagaaaatcaagttttaaagaaattttctaaaaatcatATTTCTACAGGatgttctatgaaaatcaaatttggatgacattttctaagaaaattaaatttcaacgagATTTTCCTAAGATCATCAAATTTCAACGAGATTTtctaaaaaagtcaaatttccacgaaattttctgtgaaaatacaatttttaccaaattttctattaTAATCAAATTTCGGCAAGATTTTCTCTAAACATCACATTgagaaaagattttctataaaaattaaaaattcgacgTAATTATGTAAGAAAATCAGATTTAAACGGGATTGTCTATGAAAATCAGATGTTAACGagattttcagtgaaaattaattttccaaaaGTTATtctagaaacaaaaatttttgacgaaaattttttaaactaaaaattttgaagGGTTCTTTTTAAGTTCCaatatgacaaaaaatttttatgaaatcaaattttgaaaaaaaaaaattctataaaaaacaaatttcgactaaattttctataaaaaacaaattttgactaaattttctataaaaaatccaatttgacaaaaattttttatgaaagcaaattttgaaaaaaaaaatctataaaaaacaaatttcgactaaattttctataaaaaacaaattttggctaaattttctataaaaaacaaatttcgactaaattttctataaaaatcaaatttaaacaagtttttctatcaaatgttaacaaaattttttatgaatataatattttgaagcaattttccataaaatcaaATTCGAcgaattttttctatgaaaatcaaaatttgaagaaatttatattatttatagaattttttatctttccaacccaatatttacaattgttttttataaaatgtacgttttttcttttttcagggTTTCCTACGAGTTTTTGATGATATGGCTGACATAGTCTTGGACGTGCCACTTGCTTATATTATATTAGATCGTTTCGTGGAGCGTTGCAATCGTGCTGGCTTTATAACAGATAAGATATTAAGTAACATGCCCTCTAGGTAAGTGGAATTGTGCTACCCTTatcatatttttacaaaatagcTGTAATAAGTTTCGAAAGTTTtcttgaaagaaaaaacaaatgagAGAGAAGTCAGAGATTACGATTTGTTTCAGCTATGATGAATGAACTCTGCTGCTAGTTAGCCACTAACTAAAATGTAAATATTGGTTTTGTTTTATACTAGTATAACAATGAGATGAGTGAGTAAAGCATTTCTAATTTGCACAATCCCCAGACGACAACTGTTGTAATTTGTAATGGCTCTTAATTGAGTTGCATAGTCTCCCCTTGTAGCGTTGTCTGGATTTCATCATTCCTGCTATCTGTCTGCCGAGGGCGACGCTCGTTAGTCAGTCAATCATATTTTCATCACGATTACGATTACGACTATTATTTGATTGCCTGCTATACCAATAATAGCCCCCACTCGagccttttacttttttttcctaCAAACTGATAACAATTACATTAGCTTGTTGTTGGATGGAAGTATAGCTCAAGTTCTTATCTATCTTTATTAGGGTCTTTATAtgctttatcatttttttttttttttggcatcaaGTGAATTACTGCAAATTTACGACAACGATGATTTGAGTAAGGGGGTGTTACGCTGCGTTGCTtggaaatacatttttaatgttGGAGTTGATACCATATGGATTTGTTGCAGTTGTTATTCTCATACACAAAAAATCATTATAAACATTTCCTTTATTATAGCAGCCAAAAAATATGACCCATATTTATACAATATTACGATTAAATTCAAAAACACACAATCTCTCAAGTAGGCTGGCTCATTTTGGAATCGATATCTATAAACCTGATagcaaaatataattttatattcTAATAGCAACAAATCACTTTTATCAATAAATGATGTAAACATTTGATAAACATTTTCAATATAGGCTGGTGCCATTACACAATTTAACTCAAGACCTCtaatatgaaagtgaaatggGCCAATAAATTATTAACTCGTTTAACATTCatcattcctttttttttggtgactATATGCGACTATAACCCTACAAAATTAAcacaattcataaaaatttgctaaaaaataaATCAAGAATTAAATACTACTCATAAACAGTTAATCTCGTAAATTTAACAAATATTGCCAATAATAATTTACAATAcataaaatgagaagtaaaaattaaaaaaaatttcttaaaaataaatcaagAATTAAATACTAGTCAATAACAGTTAATCTCATATATTATAAATTATAATACACACAACTAGATGTTCGCATTacagtaaaattaaaaaaaatcacaaaaacttTCTGAAAAATCTTCTGAATTAACGTAAAAACTAACAATAATATCTTAAcagttttataaataattggaaaaaaaatttgatatatatttaacaataacaacaacgaaaaCAGTTTAATGGTAGACTACTCTCCCTCTTTTATATCCTATTATTTTTTGATTGAGTATGTTTTGTAAGGAATGTATCAATATGGCCAATAGATGGTCATAAAAGAACATTTGATTTGAGTGTAAAAATATAGCCAATCGTCTTGATTGGATTTTGTGGAAACCAAATTAAAAAGTTCAATTTCTGAAAGAGAgtagttttttattttactttttgatttttatatatttttttgtttgtttattttttgtttatttattttttgtttattaatttttttgtttatttatttttttgtttatttatttttttgtttattatttttttgtttattattttttgtttatttattttatttatttatttatgctatttatttatttttttgttcatttatttttttgtttatttatttttttgtttatttttttgtttatttatttttttgtttatttatttttttgtttatttatttttttgtttattcattttttgtttatttatttttatttgtttatttatttttttgtttatttatttttttatttatttatttttttgtttatttattttttgtttatttatttttttgtttattttttttttgtttatttatttttttgtttatttatttttttgtttattttttttgttcatttatttttttttatttatttttttttgttcatttattttttttatttatttttttgtttatttttttttgtttatttttttgtttatttatttttttctttatttatttttttgtttattttttgtttgtttatttatttttatatttttgtttgtttatattcttttattttttgtttaatttttttattatttatttttattttttgtttaattttttttattatttatttttattttttgtttaattttttttattatttatttttattttttttttattatttatttttattttttttttaattttttttttattttttttttttattatttatttttatttttttattatttcttttattatttcttttatttttattatttttttttattcctttttttattttttattatttcttttattattttttttgttattattttattatttttttctattatttttattatttttgttattttttttattattttttttattttattttttttatttcattttttattttattttttattttattttttattttttttttattttattttatttttttttattttattttatttttttttattttattttttttattttattttttatttttttttattttattttctatttttttattatatattttttattttatttttttgttttattgtttttattttattatttttattttattatttttatttttttttttattttattatattttattattgtccgatgtcgcccaaatttgggacagtgatttgtgttaggctcttcgacatatttctgcaatttggctcagatcggtccagatttggatatagatgccatatatcgatttaaggtcttacgcccataaaaggcggatgttttttccgatgtcgccgaaatttggcgagttgtcttaggccccttgtcccagatcgttttttttttttgtttttatatttttatttacttttttattctttgtatttattgttttttttattttttcatatttttaatttttattttatttattttaatttaatattgttcgtatattttaatttattatttttattttattttttttatatttttttatatttttttatatttttttatattttttatattttttatatttttatttttatattttttatatttttttattatttctatttttttattattcctatttttttattatttctatttttttattatttctatttttttattatttttatttttttattatttctatttttttttattattcctattttttattgtttctatttttttattatttttatttatatattttattatttttatttgtttatttttatttttttttattatttttatttgtttatttttaattttttattattttattacatatttttattttcatttattatttttatttttccaaatttttatttgtttttcttattaataattttatttattcttttatttaaatatgataTATTTTTACACCGATCATCTAATAACGTATagtatattattttgtttgagttcacatttggataattccttattttatttttattttatatttttccaaaCTTAACCCATTAATGCATAAAGCTCCCTA includes:
- the LOC106081820 gene encoding programmed cell death protein 4, with protein sequence MEVEAAPNQNGYASAESRESSVERELNGDIKAVELNGGTAAGGSSPKAQNGLMKKPANVGDSHDLRIKKKAKRLIQRQNSRGESNGAVGGLPAAINGSAKDYVVPQRRWKNSRRSRSGYGRGLPKKGGAGGKGVWGLPGSEALEELYEDENDPNYDSESNDQNVVLTEVIPELTTEKFFKLAEPIVLEYYEHGDTHEVAVNFDDILTGFLRPYVTSVIVEIALDHKDSQREMTSVLISDLYGRVITAKDIEKGFEILLANLPDLTLDTPDAPNIVGNFLARAVADDCLPPKFVTKPSEHAEVNEHAMTAIRRADTLLHMKQGWAHLDNVWGMGGPLRPVKTITKQMTLLLKEYLSSRDIQEAHRCLRELEVPHFHHELVYEAVVMTLESISQTTEEAMCALLSSLDKACLVLPAGMEQGFLRVFDDMADIVLDVPLAYIILDRFVERCNRAGFITDKILSNMPSRGRKRFVSEGDGGHIKPPTIPIRD